One segment of Streptomyces sp. YIM 121038 DNA contains the following:
- a CDS encoding SpoIIE family protein phosphatase, which produces MNFTRWSARLPGTQRRAAARTETGGSPAQRGESSVPAARAERVAEHPAEGLDAPEGVDGLPAREVLDSIPALVALVHGPDHRIAYVNDAYATAFGPRPTGAPAREALPELEEVGLLPLLDQVLRSSKPRTVKSRKVPGGRSYTFTCTPVSLPLGGPATDAQDGGVLVFAADVTDHADAAERLRASERSQRETAVTLQRSLLPQELEQPDDLRIAATYQPGGTEAAVGGDWYDVITLGGGRTALVIGDVMGRGVRAAAVMGQLRTAVRAYARLDLPPHEVLQLLDGLAAEIDASQIATCVYAVHDPNEGSLSYASAGHLPILVRDENGTIHRADEPTGPPLGTGGWLHASGSVPLGPGSTAVLYTDGLVERRSEDIDEGVASLERALGGATGTPQVVCDRLIRALGVTADHDDDVAVLVLQQPARTGADAELFRNAALELLGGVEAAPRARAFATGVLASWRFPPELLDLGVLATSELVANSLQHGTPPMRLRLRRTDRRLIIEVTDGDDHLPRRRRAEPADEAGRGIAIVATIASNWGSRRTPGGGKAVWCEFALPRA; this is translated from the coding sequence GTGAACTTCACGCGCTGGAGCGCCCGGCTCCCCGGAACACAGCGCCGCGCCGCGGCGCGCACCGAGACCGGCGGCTCCCCGGCACAGCGAGGCGAGAGCTCCGTCCCCGCGGCCCGCGCCGAGCGCGTCGCGGAGCACCCCGCCGAAGGCCTCGACGCCCCCGAAGGCGTCGACGGGCTCCCCGCCCGCGAGGTCCTCGACAGCATCCCGGCCCTCGTGGCCCTCGTGCACGGCCCCGACCACCGCATCGCGTACGTCAACGACGCGTACGCCACGGCGTTCGGCCCCCGCCCCACCGGCGCCCCCGCGCGCGAAGCGCTGCCCGAGCTGGAGGAGGTCGGGCTCCTGCCGCTCCTGGACCAGGTGCTGCGCAGCTCCAAGCCGCGCACGGTCAAGTCCCGCAAGGTGCCCGGCGGCCGTTCGTACACGTTCACGTGCACCCCCGTGTCGCTGCCCCTGGGCGGGCCCGCCACGGATGCCCAGGACGGCGGGGTGCTGGTCTTCGCCGCCGACGTCACCGACCACGCCGACGCCGCCGAGCGCCTGCGCGCCAGCGAGCGCAGCCAGCGCGAGACCGCGGTGACGCTGCAACGCTCGTTGCTGCCCCAGGAGTTGGAGCAGCCCGACGACCTGCGCATCGCCGCCACGTACCAGCCCGGCGGCACCGAGGCCGCCGTCGGCGGCGACTGGTACGACGTGATCACGCTCGGCGGCGGCCGCACCGCCCTGGTGATCGGCGACGTCATGGGGCGCGGGGTCCGCGCGGCGGCCGTCATGGGCCAGCTCCGCACGGCCGTGCGCGCCTACGCCCGCCTGGACCTGCCGCCGCACGAGGTCCTGCAGCTCCTCGACGGCCTCGCCGCGGAGATCGACGCCAGCCAGATCGCCACGTGCGTGTACGCCGTCCACGACCCGAACGAGGGCAGCCTGTCGTACGCGTCGGCGGGCCACCTGCCGATCCTCGTCCGCGACGAGAACGGCACGATCCACCGCGCGGACGAGCCCACGGGCCCGCCGCTCGGCACCGGCGGCTGGCTGCACGCCTCCGGCTCCGTGCCGCTCGGCCCCGGCTCCACCGCCGTGCTGTACACGGACGGCCTCGTGGAGCGCCGCAGCGAGGACATCGACGAGGGCGTGGCGTCCCTGGAGCGGGCCCTGGGCGGCGCCACCGGCACGCCCCAGGTGGTCTGCGACCGCCTGATCCGGGCCCTGGGGGTCACCGCCGACCACGACGACGACGTCGCGGTCCTCGTCCTCCAGCAGCCCGCCCGCACCGGCGCCGACGCGGAGCTGTTCCGCAACGCGGCCCTGGAGCTGCTCGGCGGCGTGGAGGCGGCCCCACGCGCGCGTGCCTTCGCCACCGGCGTCCTCGCCAGCTGGCGGTTCCCGCCGGAGCTGCTCGACCTGGGCGTCCTGGCCACCAGCGAGCTCGTCGCGAACTCCCTGCAGCACGGCACCCCGCCGATGCGCCTGCGCCTTCGCCGCACCGACCGCCGGCTGATCATCGAGGTCACCGACGGCGACGACCACCTGCCCAGGCGCCGCCGCGCCGAGCCCGCGGACGAGGCGGGCCGGGGCATCGCGATCGTCGCCACGATCGCCTCGAACTGGGGCTCGCGCCGGACGCCCGGCGGCGGCAAGGCCGTGTGGTGCGAGTTCGCGCTGCCGCGCGCGTAG
- a CDS encoding NAD(P)/FAD-dependent oxidoreductase, producing MVTEPVRILVVGGGYVGMYTALHLQRKLKQELRRGETEIVVISPDPYMTYQPFLPEAAAGSISPRHVVVPLRRVLDRCRVVVGEVTSVDHAKRTASFTTLATREEGTGPLALTYDELVLAPGSISRTLPVPGLADYGIGFKTVEEAIGLRNHVIEQMDIASSTRDPAVRDAALTFVFVGGGYAGVEALGELEDMARYAARYYHNVKAEDMKWILVEASGRILPEVGEEMGKYTVRELRRRNIDVRLETRLDSCEDRVAVLSDGARFPTRTVVWTAGVKPHPLLAATDLPLTERGRLKCTAELSVDGAPHAWGAGDAAAVPDVTAEQPGTECAPNAQHAVRQAKVLGDNIAAALREKPLQEYRHKYVGSVASLGLHKGVAHVYGRKLKGYPAWFMHRVYHLSRVPTVNRKSRVLAEWTLSGLFKREIVSLGSLEHPRAEFELAAGGERPKES from the coding sequence ATGGTGACGGAACCTGTGCGCATTCTCGTTGTCGGCGGTGGCTACGTCGGGATGTACACCGCGCTGCACCTCCAGCGGAAACTCAAGCAGGAGCTGCGGCGGGGCGAGACGGAGATCGTCGTGATCTCGCCCGATCCGTATATGACGTACCAGCCCTTCCTGCCCGAAGCCGCGGCCGGCTCGATCTCCCCGCGCCACGTCGTCGTGCCGCTGCGCCGTGTCCTCGACCGGTGCCGCGTGGTCGTCGGCGAGGTCACGTCGGTCGACCACGCCAAGCGCACCGCGTCCTTCACGACGCTCGCCACCCGTGAGGAGGGCACCGGCCCCCTCGCCCTCACGTACGACGAGCTCGTGCTCGCCCCCGGCTCCATCTCGCGCACCCTGCCCGTGCCCGGCCTCGCCGACTACGGCATCGGCTTCAAGACCGTCGAAGAGGCCATCGGACTGCGCAACCACGTCATTGAGCAGATGGACATCGCCTCCTCGACGCGCGACCCGGCCGTCCGCGACGCCGCCCTGACGTTCGTCTTCGTGGGCGGCGGCTACGCGGGCGTGGAGGCGCTCGGCGAGCTGGAGGACATGGCCCGCTACGCCGCGCGGTACTACCACAACGTCAAGGCCGAGGACATGAAGTGGATCCTCGTCGAGGCCTCCGGGCGCATCCTGCCCGAGGTCGGCGAGGAGATGGGCAAGTACACGGTCCGCGAGCTGCGCCGGCGCAACATCGACGTACGCCTGGAGACCCGGCTCGACTCCTGCGAGGACCGCGTCGCCGTCCTCAGCGACGGCGCCCGCTTCCCCACCCGTACGGTCGTGTGGACAGCGGGCGTCAAGCCGCATCCGCTGCTCGCCGCCACGGACCTGCCGCTGACCGAACGCGGCCGCCTGAAGTGCACCGCCGAGCTGTCCGTCGACGGCGCCCCGCACGCGTGGGGAGCGGGCGACGCGGCCGCCGTCCCCGACGTCACCGCCGAGCAGCCGGGCACCGAGTGCGCGCCCAACGCCCAGCACGCCGTGCGCCAGGCCAAGGTCCTCGGCGACAACATCGCCGCCGCACTGCGCGAGAAGCCCCTCCAGGAGTACCGGCACAAGTACGTGGGCTCCGTGGCCTCCCTGGGACTGCACAAGGGCGTCGCCCACGTCTACGGACGCAAGCTGAAGGGCTACCCTGCCTGGTTCATGCACCGCGTCTACCACCTCAGCCGGGTGCCCACCGTCAACCGCAAGTCCCGCGTACTCGCCGAATGGACGCTGTCCGGCCTGTTCAAGCGCGAGATCGTCTCCCTGGGCTCACTGGAACACCCGCGCGCGGAATTCGAACTCGCGGCCGGGGGCGAGCGCCCGAAGGAGTCCTGA